From Verrucomicrobiia bacterium, the proteins below share one genomic window:
- a CDS encoding response regulator transcription factor: MRKAKNIKVLIAEDHDVVRQGLRILISADPAIEVAGEVNNGHAAVRLARKLQPDIVLMDLAMPKGNGLDAARDICRLAPQSKVLVLSAYQDEDTVQQVIEAGVAGYMTKHSAADELLAAIHQVEQGKFYCSPQIEGKLRARQRHSFQTGRFSAGPGHLTRREQEVLSLIAQGQPNKEIACTLGLSIKTIEKHRQAVMDKLNIHDVAGLTRYAMGKGLTVPGAQQLMPVATTSSPVQAPK, encoded by the coding sequence ATGCGAAAAGCTAAAAACATTAAAGTCCTGATTGCCGAGGACCACGATGTGGTGCGCCAGGGGTTAAGAATCCTGATTAGCGCTGACCCGGCTATCGAGGTCGCCGGTGAGGTCAATAACGGCCACGCCGCGGTTCGTCTGGCAAGGAAACTCCAGCCCGATATCGTCCTCATGGACCTGGCCATGCCCAAGGGCAACGGGCTCGACGCTGCGCGGGACATTTGCCGCCTGGCGCCTCAGAGCAAGGTCCTGGTCTTATCCGCTTACCAGGATGAAGACACCGTCCAGCAGGTCATTGAGGCGGGCGTAGCAGGCTATATGACCAAACATTCGGCGGCCGACGAATTGCTGGCAGCCATTCACCAGGTCGAGCAGGGCAAGTTTTATTGCAGCCCGCAGATTGAGGGCAAGCTCAGAGCCCGGCAGCGCCACTCGTTCCAAACTGGCCGCTTTTCCGCTGGTCCTGGCCACCTGACTCGGCGTGAGCAGGAGGTGTTGTCTTTAATCGCCCAGGGGCAACCCAATAAGGAAATCGCCTGTACCCTTGGGTTGAGCATCAAAACGATTGAAAAGCATCGCCAGGCGGTCATGGACAAACTGAACATCCACGATGTTGCCGGGTTGACCCGCTACGCAATGGGCAAGGGTTTGACGGTCCCCGGCGCCCAGCAATTGATGCCAGTGGCCACCACTTCGTCCCCAGTCCAGGCCCCGAAGTAG